The Verrucomicrobiota bacterium genomic sequence GGAATACCGTTTCGTGTTGTTAACCTGATCGATGAATATCGGGAACGCGTTGTGGACTATATGATCTCGGGATATCAGTCCGGGATTACGCCCAATCCTGACGTCATGTGTAATCGCGAGATCAAGTTTGGCGCCTTTCTCGACTATGCACGCAAGGACGGATTCGATGCTGTCGCTACCGGCCACTACGTTCAATCCAGGGTAAATGCCCAAGGCATTACGGAGCTCTGGGAAGGATTCGATAAAAACAAAGATCAAAGTTATTTCCTCTCCCTCTTAAATCAGGACCAAGCCGCACATGGATTATTTCCGGTTGGAAATATCGCCAAACCAAAACTACGTGAAATCGCACAAAAAGCAGGTCTCATAAATGCGGATAAAAAAGACAGCCAAGGAATCTGCTTCATTGGGAAAATAAAAATCGGCGACTTCTTGCGGGAATATATTCCTGATAAACCGGGATCTATCGTGAACCTGGAAGGTAATTTCCTTGGACAACACCAGGGACTTCATCGTTTTACATTGGGACAACGGAAAGGCCTGGGAATTCCTTCCAATGCAGATCATAAGTTCTACGTTGTTGTCGCCAAAAATTACCAGAAAAATGAGCTCATTGTAGCTTTCGAGGATCCGGCCACGCCAAAATTATTCAGCCAGGAAGTCGTTGTGCGCGATCTGATTTGGAATGTCGAAACAATCGCAGACGAAATTGATATCCTGGTAAAACCGCGTTATCGGGATCCTTCACAGGAAATCCGCATTGAACAGGAGGGCGATAAACTTCGGGTATTTTTTAATTCACCGCAACGCGCTCTTACCCCGGGACAAATCGCCGCATTCTACAGCGGAGAACAACTACTCGGAGGTGGCGTTTACGAATCCATTCTTTAGTCGAATTACATCAAGAAAAGATTAAGCTTTTGCGCCTGCATTTTCCAGTAACATCTGGTCTGCTTCAAACTCGTCACTTAACTCCATGTCCGGCGGAACGGTTGAGATGGATTCTTCCATCGTCGTGACACCTTCCTGGACTTTAAGCATGCTATCCTGATGAAGGGTTTTCATGTTATTTTTCATTGCAATCTGCTTGATGGTCGCAGTTTCCACTCGCGCATTAATAGCCGCTACCAACTCTTTACTAGTCGGCATTAATTCGTGAATACCGACTCGGCCTTTATACCCACTGCTATTGCAATTAGGACAACCATTGGGGTTGGCTTTTCTTATTTGTCCAGACCATCCAATAGCACGTTGCAGTATTTCAGCTTCACGAGTCGTTGGTTCTTGAACCTTACCACAAGTCTTACATATCCGTCGCATCAACCGTTGCGCACAGATACATACCAAAGAGGCGGAAATCATAAATGGCTCCACACCCATCTCGGAAAGTCGTGCAACCGTACTGGGTGCATCATTGGTGTGGAGCGTGCTAAATAACATGTGTCCCGTAAGAGCAGCTTCCACTGCAATTCCGGCTGTTTCGATATCTCGAATTTCCCCTACCAGAATGATATCAGGATCTTGACGTAAAAATGACCGAAGCGCTGCAGCAAATGTAAGTCCGATCTTCCGGTTCATCTGCATCTGGCATAGCCCATCCAGGGTATACTCAATAGGATCCTCGGCAGTCCGAATAACGGTGTCGGGAGTATTGATCTCATTCAACGCAGAGTAAAGCGTCATCGACTTACCTGAACCAGTAGGTCCACAATGCAATACCATGCCATAGGGCTGACGAATCAACTCGCGATACATGCTCAGATTTTGTGCAGAAAATCCCAGAGCCGGTAGTGGCAATGTCGATTTTTGCTTATCCAAAATACGCATAACCATCCCTTCACCGTGATTGAGCGGTGCAGATGAAACACGTAAATCGATATCAAGCGGCTTACGGGTGAATTGCTTAAAAATGATACGACCATCCTGCGGTTTTCGTTTTTCAGCAATGTCGAGATCGGCCATTACCTTCAGGCGGGCAATGAGTGATCCGGTTACCTTTTGTGGAAGTGTTAGTTTGACCTGGCAAACGCCATCAACGCGGACGCGGACCCGGCAGTCATTTTCAGAAGGTTCAATATGGATATCACTTCCTCCGGAAAAATAGGCATCTTCGATGATCCGATTAGCTAACTGAATAATGGGAGCTGAATCTTCATCAGCAAGTTCATCATCGTCGATATCTTCATCGACATTATATTCCATTCCAAGAGCATCCACCACATCACCAAACTCAATGGAAGGCTTTTTCAAATCATCCTGAAGGTTGCTTAG encodes the following:
- the mnmA gene encoding tRNA 2-thiouridine(34) synthase MnmA, with product MKRVLVAMSGGVDSSVAALLLKQEGQYDIEGCYMKIWLEETDVFGECPWQKDIDDARAVADQLGIPFRVVNLIDEYRERVVDYMISGYQSGITPNPDVMCNREIKFGAFLDYARKDGFDAVATGHYVQSRVNAQGITELWEGFDKNKDQSYFLSLLNQDQAAHGLFPVGNIAKPKLREIAQKAGLINADKKDSQGICFIGKIKIGDFLREYIPDKPGSIVNLEGNFLGQHQGLHRFTLGQRKGLGIPSNADHKFYVVVAKNYQKNELIVAFEDPATPKLFSQEVVVRDLIWNVETIADEIDILVKPRYRDPSQEIRIEQEGDKLRVFFNSPQRALTPGQIAAFYSGEQLLGGGVYESIL
- a CDS encoding GspE/PulE family protein; the encoded protein is MAIGRVQLKIVAKLHEMEWLSDDQFEDLKASQNDYTGEELDTLLLNDYHVSDFQLLIAKSHTFGLPPFRAKEFRVTEFTFEKLDKDFCLEKKLLPIGTVGGYVLIAISNPFELSIINDIQHKTNRKVMRFLGLESDILSNLQDDLKKPSIEFGDVVDALGMEYNVDEDIDDDELADEDSAPIIQLANRIIEDAYFSGGSDIHIEPSENDCRVRVRVDGVCQVKLTLPQKVTGSLIARLKVMADLDIAEKRKPQDGRIIFKQFTRKPLDIDLRVSSAPLNHGEGMVMRILDKQKSTLPLPALGFSAQNLSMYRELIRQPYGMVLHCGPTGSGKSMTLYSALNEINTPDTVIRTAEDPIEYTLDGLCQMQMNRKIGLTFAAALRSFLRQDPDIILVGEIRDIETAGIAVEAALTGHMLFSTLHTNDAPSTVARLSEMGVEPFMISASLVCICAQRLMRRICKTCGKVQEPTTREAEILQRAIGWSGQIRKANPNGCPNCNSSGYKGRVGIHELMPTSKELVAAINARVETATIKQIAMKNNMKTLHQDSMLKVQEGVTTMEESISTVPPDMELSDEFEADQMLLENAGAKA